A genomic window from Methanobrevibacter sp. TLL-48-HuF1 includes:
- a CDS encoding DUF1922 domain-containing protein: MYFIFRCDCGRVLYAKEGVATRKCVCGKTLKVKQRRIFKKVETREEASLAVQEMQDEIYGNTDFQRASDL, from the coding sequence ATGTATTTCATATTTCGATGTGACTGCGGAAGAGTATTGTATGCAAAAGAAGGGGTAGCTACCCGCAAGTGTGTTTGTGGAAAAACCCTCAAAGTAAAACAGCGCAGAATATTTAAAAAAGTAGAAACTCGTGAAGAAGCTTCATTAGCAGTTCAGGAAATGCAGGATGAAATATATGGAAACACTGACTTTCAAAGAGCCAGTGATTTATAA
- a CDS encoding TraB/GumN family protein: MFFLKRECLTIIGTAHVSANSVDEVKNAIYEQHPEIVAIELDKGRYTRLKNEMMGIKEDDTISVSKIIKEEKVGLFLATTILSYFQSKIGEDVDVKPGSEMIGAIEAAQDLEIPIALIDREINTTLQRALNKMGFVEKFKFAFSLLTSIFSDDEEDEIDIEELKNPDNLDELMEFFKDESPKVYEVLVQERDAYLAGNLLRIPQDHVIAVVGAGHKPGINRYLDNPETIPPLSQLEIIKEKKGIPWFKVILALIPILFIVIFFLAYISGINITWNIYEFIVISMIMGFVGSILSGSKIQSAVVGGIVAPLTIIHPLLAAGWFSGLVEAKYRKVRKRDIGNLTKVESLKDLWHNNIVRILLVVVGTNLGVSLATLVILPSQVFIPLFMKIFGG; encoded by the coding sequence GTGTTTTTTTTGAAAAGAGAATGTTTAACCATAATAGGAACTGCTCATGTATCTGCAAACAGTGTAGATGAAGTTAAAAATGCAATTTATGAGCAACATCCAGAAATAGTAGCTATTGAATTAGACAAAGGAAGATATACTCGATTGAAAAATGAAATGATGGGTATTAAAGAGGATGACACTATTTCTGTTTCAAAAATTATTAAAGAAGAAAAAGTCGGACTATTTTTAGCTACAACAATTCTTTCATATTTCCAGTCTAAAATCGGAGAAGATGTTGATGTAAAACCCGGATCAGAAATGATTGGAGCTATTGAAGCTGCCCAAGATTTGGAAATTCCAATAGCATTAATTGACAGAGAAATAAATACAACATTACAAAGAGCTCTTAATAAGATGGGATTTGTAGAAAAATTCAAATTTGCATTTAGTTTACTTACTTCAATTTTTTCAGATGATGAAGAAGATGAAATTGATATTGAAGAGCTAAAAAATCCTGATAATCTTGATGAGTTAATGGAATTCTTTAAAGATGAATCTCCAAAAGTATATGAAGTTCTTGTACAGGAAAGAGATGCTTATCTTGCAGGAAATCTTTTAAGAATCCCTCAAGACCATGTGATAGCTGTTGTAGGTGCAGGACATAAACCAGGAATTAACAGATATCTGGACAATCCTGAAACTATTCCTCCTTTAAGTCAATTAGAAATTATTAAAGAAAAAAAAGGAATTCCATGGTTTAAAGTTATTTTAGCTTTAATTCCAATATTATTTATTGTGATATTTTTTCTGGCCTACATTAGCGGGATTAATATAACCTGGAACATTTATGAGTTCATAGTCATAAGTATGATAATGGGATTTGTCGGTTCCATTCTTTCCGGATCAAAAATTCAGTCCGCTGTTGTTGGTGGAATAGTGGCTCCTTTAACTATTATTCACCCATTACTTGCAGCAGGATGGTTTTCAGGACTGGTTGAAGCTAAATATAGGAAAGTTAGAAAAAGAGACATTGGCAATCTTACTAAAGTTGAAAGCTTAAAAGATTTATGGCACAATAATATAGTAAGAATTTTACTTGTTGTAGTTGGAACTAATCTGGGAGTCAGTTTAGCTACACTTGTTATATTGCCTTCACAAGTCTTTATACCATTATTTATGAAAATATTTGGCGGATAA
- the comB gene encoding 2-phosphosulfolactate phosphatase encodes MKITLSFEKTQTKDTSIMVDALRASTTITLALNNFNKIIPCFTPEEAFELKKEVNGVIAGERSGKRVEGFDIGNSPRDVENYKTDIETLILTTSNGTRILKDMESTVLVGSMVNAKAAAYKSVKIAENEIDVVMAGYKGNFALEDFLAAGEILYWICNKLNNNCEISDYAKAAILASRDYNALKEGFYTCNSGKKLTRLKSKKDIDCCVLKNISENVAVYENNILKLIKD; translated from the coding sequence ATGAAAATTACATTAAGCTTTGAAAAAACACAAACAAAAGATACATCAATAATGGTCGATGCACTTAGGGCAAGTACCACAATTACACTTGCTTTGAATAACTTCAATAAAATCATCCCCTGTTTCACACCAGAAGAAGCATTTGAGTTAAAAAAAGAAGTTAATGGAGTGATAGCTGGTGAAAGAAGTGGAAAACGTGTTGAAGGCTTTGATATTGGAAATTCGCCAAGAGATGTTGAAAATTATAAGACTGATATTGAAACACTTATATTAACTACCAGCAATGGAACCCGAATTCTCAAGGATATGGAATCAACTGTTCTTGTAGGATCTATGGTAAATGCAAAAGCAGCAGCTTATAAAAGCGTGAAAATAGCTGAAAATGAAATTGATGTTGTGATGGCAGGCTATAAAGGAAATTTTGCTCTGGAAGACTTTTTAGCAGCTGGTGAAATTCTTTACTGGATTTGTAATAAGCTAAATAATAACTGTGAAATAAGCGATTATGCAAAAGCAGCTATACTGGCCAGTAGAGATTATAATGCTCTGAAAGAAGGATTTTATACTTGCAATTCCGGGAAAAAACTAACAAGACTTAAATCTAAAAAAGATATTGATTGCTGCGTGTTAAAAAATATAAGTGAAAATGTGGCAGTCTATGAAAACAATATATTAAAATTAATTAAAGATTAG
- a CDS encoding methanogenesis marker 7 protein, producing MYETLTYTGGVHKSEEVKELIEDLGGFILQENILQMELVLNLAIPLEDVDIIKNKAKELLAKVTVAPMAGSEIAIVSPTLARHHLPHAACDISEYLREFGAKDNMIGLARGDGKGTSGITEEEKSLIEEHDVAVFALGSFKNCIQEKSFLYDDINVPVIVTGAPEIPIEELPGADAYVGGLGRIPRRLKRGPDIRALNDLVDTIEIILNNKKREMALDPPLVPSIVVKNAIENQVPAIEDVISPAPITVQLDGVRVKLNYDKYHELIENVVIEGKKLSDLAEIKKSFMYDYILVKIHTESSIIDDS from the coding sequence ATGTATGAAACATTAACATATACTGGTGGAGTTCATAAAAGTGAAGAAGTCAAGGAGCTTATTGAAGATTTAGGTGGTTTCATTCTTCAAGAAAACATTTTACAAATGGAATTGGTTTTAAATTTAGCTATTCCTTTGGAAGATGTGGATATTATTAAAAACAAGGCTAAAGAATTGTTGGCTAAGGTAACAGTAGCTCCAATGGCAGGTTCTGAAATAGCTATTGTATCTCCAACACTTGCAAGGCATCATTTGCCTCATGCAGCATGTGATATTTCTGAATATTTGCGTGAATTCGGTGCTAAAGACAATATGATTGGTCTGGCCAGAGGAGACGGAAAAGGAACTTCTGGAATTACTGAAGAAGAAAAAAGCTTAATTGAAGAACATGATGTGGCTGTTTTCGCATTAGGCAGTTTTAAAAATTGTATTCAAGAAAAATCCTTTTTATATGATGATATTAATGTTCCAGTTATTGTAACTGGTGCTCCTGAAATCCCAATTGAAGAACTTCCAGGTGCTGATGCATATGTTGGCGGACTTGGCAGGATTCCAAGAAGGCTTAAAAGAGGTCCTGATATAAGAGCTCTTAATGATTTAGTGGATACTATTGAAATAATTTTAAATAATAAAAAAAGAGAAATGGCATTGGATCCACCACTTGTTCCTTCTATTGTAGTTAAAAATGCTATTGAAAATCAGGTTCCGGCTATTGAAGATGTTATATCTCCTGCACCGATTACTGTTCAACTTGACGGAGTTAGAGTAAAATTAAATTATGATAAATATCATGAATTAATTGAAAATGTAGTTATAGAAGGTAAAAAATTATCTGATTTGGCTGAAATTAAAAAATCTTTCATGTATGATTATATTTTAGTAAAAATCCATACTGAAAGTTCTATTATTGATGATTCTTAA
- the mmp10 gene encoding methyl coenzyme M reductase-arginine methyltransferase Mmp10 (Mmp10 (methanogenesis marker protein 10) is a cobalamin-requiring radical SAM methyltransferase that creates the methylarginine modification to methyl coenzyme M reductase.) translates to MQVVADVGGIPGKDCNGFCKYCYFRKVKEVKAFGCAHCLPNKIGCDRCSKGITDSQSEFKSPFEVITEVQNALMMQPNFREKTIKANISGGGDVSCYPYLENLTANLNQFSLNSHLGYTCGKGITDSAIASRLINNGVDEVTFTVFSTDPKLRKEWVKDQKPEEALKACKIFCENVDLTGAGVIIPGVNDGDVLRQTCNTLEEWGAKGFILMRFANTFNEGLILGNEPILKGIESQPVEEFGHLVEEINKEYNFRVTGTPLCDPETGGPFAIAKDENEIFLQFIKKVTGEATIITSKIAAPFISKIFDKIDAEDVNVIAVPKEIACLITKEDLEQIDLSEVKQAVIIPGRAFVHQLDAERILSADGIERIVGRGPDTLTIDGELSFDKTDENVIEEELTQFNDLVDAINFFGMKI, encoded by the coding sequence ATGCAAGTTGTAGCAGATGTTGGAGGAATTCCTGGAAAAGATTGTAATGGTTTTTGTAAATATTGTTACTTTAGAAAGGTAAAAGAAGTTAAAGCATTTGGCTGTGCTCACTGTTTACCTAATAAAATTGGCTGTGACAGATGTAGTAAAGGAATAACCGACTCACAAAGTGAATTTAAATCTCCCTTTGAAGTAATTACAGAAGTTCAAAATGCTTTGATGATGCAACCTAATTTTAGAGAAAAAACTATTAAAGCAAATATCAGCGGAGGAGGAGATGTTAGCTGCTATCCTTATCTTGAAAATTTAACTGCTAATTTAAATCAGTTTTCACTTAATTCCCACTTAGGATATACATGTGGAAAAGGCATTACTGACAGCGCAATAGCTTCCAGATTGATTAATAACGGTGTTGATGAAGTTACATTTACTGTTTTTTCAACAGACCCCAAACTCAGAAAAGAATGGGTAAAAGATCAAAAACCTGAAGAAGCTCTGAAAGCATGTAAAATTTTTTGTGAAAATGTTGATTTAACAGGAGCAGGAGTAATAATTCCCGGAGTTAATGATGGTGATGTACTTAGACAAACATGCAATACCTTAGAAGAATGGGGAGCTAAAGGATTTATCCTAATGCGATTTGCAAATACATTTAATGAAGGACTGATTTTAGGAAACGAACCTATTCTTAAAGGAATTGAATCGCAACCTGTTGAAGAATTTGGGCATTTAGTCGAAGAAATCAATAAAGAATATAACTTCAGAGTAACAGGAACACCATTATGTGATCCTGAAACAGGAGGGCCATTTGCAATAGCTAAAGATGAAAATGAAATATTTTTACAGTTTATTAAAAAAGTAACTGGAGAAGCTACCATAATTACATCTAAAATAGCTGCACCATTCATAAGTAAAATATTTGATAAAATAGATGCAGAGGATGTAAATGTAATAGCTGTTCCAAAAGAGATAGCCTGTTTAATTACAAAAGAAGATTTGGAACAGATTGATTTAAGTGAAGTAAAACAGGCAGTTATCATTCCAGGACGTGCTTTTGTTCATCAATTAGATGCTGAGAGAATTTTAAGTGCTGACGGTATAGAACGTATTGTTGGGCGTGGACCAGATACTTTAACAATAGATGGAGAGCTTAGTTTTGATAAAACCGATGAAAATGTTATTGAAGAAGAATTAACTCAATTTAATGATTTGGTAGATGCTATTAACTTCTTTGGAATGAAAATATAA
- the mcrB gene encoding coenzyme-B sulfoethylthiotransferase subunit beta, which yields MAKFDDKVDLYDDRGSLVVSDVPIEALSPLRNTAIQNIVKGVKRTVAVNLEGLEKSVKTGSVGGDKSKILGRELDIDIVANAGAIAEKMKEMIQISEDDDTKVEPISGGKRLLVQVPSKRIDVAAEYSVAPLSTATSLVQAIIDVCDVSIYDANFVKAAVLGRYPQSVDYKGSNIATMLDIPQKLEGAGYALRGVKANDFAAATLKNTFQATALASIFEQTAMFEMGDAIGAYERLHLLGLAYQGMNADNMVLDLVKDNAKEGTVGSVVNGTIARAEADGVIAPQKDLTDFSIYNTDDAALWNAYAAAGATAAVMVNIGAARAAQGIPSTLLYFNDNIEFATGLPSIDYGRAEGVAVGFSFFSHSIYGGGGPGLFNGNHVVTRHSKGFCIPCVAAAMSLDAGTQLFSPEATSGLIKEVYSQVDEFREPLKYVALAADDIKGDI from the coding sequence ATGGCAAAGTTTGATGATAAAGTCGATTTATACGACGATAGAGGCTCATTAGTTGTATCTGATGTCCCAATCGAAGCTTTAAGTCCACTCAGGAACACTGCTATTCAAAACATTGTTAAAGGTGTAAAAAGAACTGTTGCAGTAAACTTAGAAGGACTTGAAAAATCTGTCAAAACCGGTTCAGTCGGTGGAGACAAATCCAAAATATTAGGAAGGGAATTGGATATTGATATTGTAGCAAATGCAGGTGCAATTGCAGAAAAAATGAAAGAAATGATACAAATTTCTGAAGATGATGATACTAAAGTTGAACCTATTTCCGGAGGTAAAAGATTATTAGTACAAGTTCCATCTAAAAGAATTGATGTTGCTGCAGAATACTCTGTTGCTCCATTATCTACTGCAACTTCATTAGTACAAGCTATTATTGATGTATGTGACGTAAGTATCTATGATGCAAACTTCGTAAAAGCTGCAGTATTAGGTAGATACCCACAATCCGTAGATTACAAAGGATCCAACATTGCTACTATGTTAGACATTCCACAAAAACTCGAAGGTGCAGGTTATGCATTAAGAGGTGTTAAAGCAAATGATTTTGCTGCTGCTACCTTAAAAAACACTTTCCAAGCTACTGCTTTAGCATCTATTTTCGAACAAACTGCTATGTTTGAAATGGGTGATGCTATTGGTGCATACGAAAGATTACACTTATTAGGTTTAGCTTACCAAGGTATGAATGCTGACAATATGGTTTTAGATTTAGTAAAAGATAATGCAAAAGAAGGTACTGTTGGTAGTGTTGTAAACGGAACTATCGCTAGAGCTGAAGCTGACGGAGTTATTGCTCCTCAAAAAGACTTAACCGATTTCTCAATTTATAACACTGATGACGCAGCTTTATGGAACGCATATGCTGCTGCTGGTGCTACTGCTGCTGTTATGGTAAACATTGGTGCTGCTCGTGCTGCTCAAGGTATTCCATCCACTTTATTATACTTCAATGATAACATTGAATTTGCTACTGGTTTACCAAGTATTGACTACGGTAGAGCAGAAGGTGTAGCTGTAGGATTCTCTTTCTTCAGTCACTCTATCTACGGTGGAGGAGGCCCTGGTCTCTTTAACGGTAACCACGTTGTAACCAGACACAGTAAAGGATTCTGTATCCCTTGTGTAGCTGCTGCTATGTCCTTAGATGCAGGAACACAACTCTTTTCACCAGAAGCAACTTCTGGTTTAATTAAAGAAGTATACAGTCAAGTTGATGAATTTAGAGAACCTCTCAAATATGTTGCTTTAGCAGCTGATGATATTAAAGGTGACATCTAA
- the mcrD gene encoding methyl-coenzyme M reductase operon protein D: MDGKKMDIEIFPYRVLGSDTTEKLLNDIESLEDVKRTVIHGPRFPKTEETLPPQYRERRVININGEDVVLKVKTGRIFVELTMESTVKKIEEICKKHIPFGFDINQDKTNYIRKERTVSDRIKYGDADLPDELIGMTDQYSSFEDHVNIVRKDDF, encoded by the coding sequence ATGGACGGCAAAAAAATGGATATTGAAATATTCCCATATAGAGTGCTTGGAAGTGACACAACAGAAAAGTTGTTAAATGACATTGAATCACTTGAAGATGTTAAAAGGACTGTAATTCATGGTCCGAGATTTCCAAAAACTGAAGAAACTTTACCTCCACAATATAGGGAACGTAGAGTGATTAACATTAATGGCGAAGATGTTGTTCTTAAAGTTAAAACTGGCAGAATTTTTGTTGAACTGACAATGGAGTCTACAGTTAAAAAAATTGAAGAAATCTGCAAAAAGCATATTCCTTTTGGATTTGATATCAATCAGGACAAAACAAATTACATCAGAAAGGAAAGAACAGTTTCTGATAGAATTAAATATGGGGATGCAGATTTACCTGATGAATTAATTGGAATGACTGATCAATATTCAAGTTTTGAAGATCACGTAAATATTGTTAGAAAGGATGACTTTTAA
- the mcrC gene encoding methyl-coenzyme M reductase I operon protein C → MTFKMIGRCTHVVDCRATGGMGKGGGLAQRGTFAECGAEVLAVAMSPGRRHITKPVCEITFGLRESNVLTSTMVLNAGAGVPHDAPASGGTLFGLTDKEVEQMSNFKLLVIHLGGVKNHLIYKARLILRNVNKPCIIICESPVDCEDFAKIGVKTSKVMPSEEDVKTEGHIVDIVSGVIRGETISQEKLDEIIRKVKLALGDA, encoded by the coding sequence ATGACTTTTAAAATGATTGGAAGATGTACTCACGTAGTTGATTGCAGAGCAACAGGTGGTATGGGTAAAGGCGGAGGTCTTGCACAAAGAGGCACATTTGCTGAATGTGGAGCTGAAGTTTTAGCTGTTGCTATGTCTCCAGGACGTAGACATATTACTAAACCTGTTTGTGAAATCACTTTCGGATTACGTGAATCCAATGTTTTAACTAGTACAATGGTATTAAATGCAGGTGCAGGTGTTCCTCATGATGCTCCGGCTTCTGGTGGTACCTTATTTGGTCTCACTGATAAGGAAGTGGAACAAATGAGTAATTTTAAATTACTTGTTATTCATTTAGGCGGAGTCAAAAATCATTTAATCTACAAAGCTAGATTGATTTTAAGGAATGTAAACAAGCCTTGTATTATCATTTGTGAATCTCCAGTTGACTGTGAAGATTTCGCCAAAATTGGTGTAAAAACTTCTAAAGTCATGCCATCTGAAGAGGATGTTAAAACAGAAGGACACATTGTTGATATTGTTAGTGGAGTTATTCGTGGAGAAACAATCTCACAGGAAAAATTAGATGAAATTATTAGAAAAGTTAAATTAGCATTAGGAGATGCATAA
- the mcrG gene encoding coenzyme-B sulfoethylthiotransferase subunit gamma, translating to MAQIYPGTSQVAQNRRNFCNPDYELEKLREISDEDVVKILGHRAPGEEYKSVHPPLDEMDEPDDIVRELVTPIAGAKAGDRIRYIQFVDSMYFAPAQPYLRARSYLNRFRGIDTGTLSGRQVIEARERDIERISKYLLETEYFDTARTGIRGAGVHGHSLRLDENGLMFDMLRRQVFNKETGNVEMVRDQIGVDLDEPVVLGEPLDEETLKSKTTIYRIDGEAYKDDTEAVEVLKNIHVSRSFGAFNPVEGWD from the coding sequence ATGGCACAAATTTATCCAGGTACTTCTCAGGTTGCTCAAAACAGAAGAAACTTTTGTAATCCAGATTACGAGTTAGAAAAGTTAAGAGAAATCTCTGATGAAGACGTAGTAAAAATATTAGGTCACAGAGCTCCAGGTGAAGAATACAAAAGTGTTCACCCACCATTAGATGAAATGGATGAGCCTGATGACATTGTAAGAGAATTAGTTACCCCTATTGCAGGTGCAAAAGCAGGGGACAGGATTAGATACATCCAATTTGTAGACTCAATGTACTTCGCACCAGCTCAACCTTACTTAAGAGCAAGGTCTTATTTAAACAGATTCAGAGGAATTGATACTGGTACTTTATCCGGAAGACAAGTTATCGAAGCTAGGGAAAGAGATATTGAACGTATTTCCAAATACCTCTTAGAAACCGAATACTTCGATACTGCAAGAACTGGTATTAGAGGTGCAGGTGTACACGGTCACTCTTTAAGGTTAGACGAAAATGGTTTAATGTTTGATATGCTTAGAAGACAAGTATTCAACAAAGAAACTGGTAATGTTGAAATGGTAAGAGACCAAATCGGTGTAGACTTAGACGAACCAGTAGTATTAGGTGAACCATTAGATGAAGAAACCTTAAAATCAAAAACCACAATTTACAGAATTGATGGTGAAGCATACAAAGATGATACTGAAGCTGTTGAAGTGTTAAAAAACATTCACGTATCCAGATCATTTGGTGCATTCAATCCAGTTGAAGGATGGGATTAA
- the mcrA gene encoding coenzyme-B sulfoethylthiotransferase subunit alpha, which produces MADKKFLDAMKNKFSEDPTDKRTTFYNMGGWKQSERKSAFVKEGKEIAEKRGIPMYNPDIGTPLGQRALMSYQLSTTDTYVEGDDLHFINNAAIQQAWDDIRRTVIVGLNTAHNVLEKRLGIEVTPETITEYLETVNHAMPGAAVVQEHMVETDPLVVQDSYVKVFTGDDELADEIDSAFVLDINKEFNDEQAAALKEEVGGSVWQAVRIPAIVGRVCDGGTTSRWSAMQIGMSMISAYNQCAGEGATGDFAYASKHAEVIHMGTYLPVRRARAENELGGVPFGFMADICQGSRVYPDDPVRSTLEVVALGAALYDQIWLGSYMSGGVGFTQYATAAYTDDVLDDFTYYGKDYVEDKYGGLTEAPNNMDTVLDVGSEVAFYALEQYEEYPALLETHFGGSQRASVISAAAGASTAFATGNAQTGLSAWYLAMYLHKEQHSRLGFYGYDLQDQCGAANVFSIRNDEGLPLEMRGPNYPNYAMNVGHQGEYAGIAQAPHAARGDAWAFNPLIKIAFADKNLVFDFSKVREEFAKGALREFEPSGERTVITPAK; this is translated from the coding sequence ATGGCAGATAAAAAATTCTTAGATGCAATGAAAAACAAATTCAGTGAAGATCCAACTGATAAAAGAACCACTTTCTATAACATGGGCGGTTGGAAACAATCTGAAAGAAAAAGCGCATTCGTAAAAGAAGGTAAAGAAATCGCTGAAAAAAGAGGAATTCCAATGTACAACCCAGACATTGGTACTCCTTTAGGTCAAAGGGCTTTAATGTCTTACCAATTATCTACTACTGATACTTATGTAGAAGGTGATGATTTACACTTCATTAACAACGCAGCTATCCAACAAGCTTGGGACGATATTAGAAGAACTGTAATTGTAGGTTTAAACACTGCTCACAACGTTCTTGAAAAAAGGTTAGGTATTGAAGTAACTCCTGAAACTATTACTGAATACTTAGAAACTGTAAACCACGCAATGCCTGGTGCAGCAGTAGTTCAAGAACACATGGTAGAAACTGACCCATTAGTAGTACAAGACAGTTATGTTAAAGTATTTACTGGTGACGATGAATTAGCTGATGAAATTGATTCAGCATTCGTTTTAGACATCAACAAAGAGTTCAATGATGAACAAGCAGCAGCTTTAAAAGAAGAAGTTGGTGGAAGTGTATGGCAAGCTGTAAGAATTCCTGCTATCGTAGGAAGAGTTTGTGACGGAGGTACTACCTCAAGATGGTCTGCAATGCAAATTGGTATGTCAATGATTTCTGCATACAACCAATGTGCTGGTGAAGGAGCTACTGGTGACTTCGCATACGCATCCAAACACGCAGAAGTTATTCACATGGGTACTTACTTACCTGTAAGAAGAGCAAGAGCAGAAAACGAGTTAGGTGGAGTTCCATTTGGTTTCATGGCAGATATCTGTCAAGGTTCCAGAGTTTACCCTGATGACCCTGTACGTTCCACTTTAGAAGTAGTAGCATTAGGTGCTGCACTTTACGACCAAATCTGGTTAGGTTCTTACATGTCTGGTGGTGTAGGATTCACCCAATATGCTACTGCAGCATATACTGATGATGTATTAGATGACTTTACTTACTATGGTAAAGACTATGTAGAAGACAAATATGGTGGATTAACTGAAGCACCTAACAACATGGACACTGTTCTTGATGTAGGTTCTGAAGTTGCATTCTACGCATTAGAACAATACGAAGAATACCCAGCATTACTTGAAACTCACTTCGGTGGATCTCAAAGAGCTTCCGTAATTTCCGCAGCAGCTGGTGCATCTACTGCATTCGCTACTGGTAATGCTCAAACTGGTTTAAGCGCATGGTACTTAGCTATGTACTTACACAAAGAACAACATTCCAGATTAGGATTCTACGGTTACGATTTACAAGATCAATGTGGTGCAGCTAACGTATTCTCCATCAGAAATGATGAAGGTTTACCACTCGAAATGAGAGGACCAAACTATCCTAACTACGCAATGAACGTAGGTCACCAAGGTGAATACGCTGGTATCGCTCAAGCTCCTCACGCAGCTCGTGGAGATGCATGGGCTTTCAACCCATTAATTAAAATCGCATTTGCTGATAAAAACTTAGTATTTGACTTCTCAAAAGTTCGTGAAGAATTTGCTAAAGGTGCATTAAGAGAGTTCGAACCATCTGGTGAAAGAACTGTCATCACCCCAGCAAAATAA
- the mtrE gene encoding tetrahydromethanopterin S-methyltransferase subunit E, with translation MINLIKNMEEKIMDPITLGVVALMGAVATIGGAAEDIESDIGSQSNPNSQVQLAPQMGHLHRMINKAASGEPVAYGVWCGVAGSIAYVLMTLGITNDLFAIAAGSCVAAFVHSIYTITAHMGRIVGQSQFEQPLFMDVLTQSLGPIAGHGFITTFCLVGVSYLMTIPLNGTPLHAFPLPLLAVLWGITLGAIGSSTGDVHYGAESEYQKFEFGGGTPVAIQGDIVTKAPMGAKNSLDVGNFCVKFGGPLTGLCFGLVVFFSFWNSVVFGLYGGLVVGFIIVLILILMNDKLERFARKQYGPYEEE, from the coding sequence ATGATCAATTTAATAAAAAATATGGAGGAAAAAATTATGGACCCTATAACATTAGGTGTTGTCGCATTAATGGGTGCAGTTGCAACTATTGGTGGTGCTGCTGAGGATATTGAGTCTGATATTGGTTCTCAAAGTAACCCTAACTCTCAAGTTCAACTTGCTCCTCAAATGGGACATTTACATCGTATGATAAACAAAGCGGCTTCTGGTGAACCAGTCGCTTATGGTGTTTGGTGTGGTGTTGCTGGATCTATTGCATATGTATTAATGACTTTAGGAATTACTAATGATTTATTTGCTATTGCAGCAGGTTCTTGTGTCGCTGCTTTTGTTCACAGTATTTATACTATTACTGCTCACATGGGTAGGATTGTTGGTCAATCTCAATTTGAACAACCATTATTTATGGATGTATTGACTCAATCTTTAGGACCTATTGCTGGACATGGATTTATAACTACATTTTGTCTTGTTGGAGTTTCATATTTAATGACTATTCCATTAAATGGTACTCCGTTACACGCATTCCCATTACCACTTTTAGCAGTGCTTTGGGGTATTACTCTTGGAGCTATCGGTTCTTCAACTGGGGATGTTCACTACGGTGCTGAAAGTGAATATCAAAAATTCGAATTTGGTGGAGGAACTCCTGTAGCTATTCAAGGAGATATAGTTACTAAAGCACCAATGGGAGCAAAAAATTCCCTTGATGTAGGTAATTTCTGTGTTAAATTTGGTGGACCTTTAACAGGTTTATGTTTCGGTCTTGTAGTATTCTTTAGTTTCTGGAATTCAGTTGTATTTGGATTATACGGCGGATTAGTTGTTGGTTTCATTATTGTTCTTATTTTAATATTAATGAACGACAAATTAGAAAGATTCGCAAGAAAACAATACGGACCATATGAGGAAGAATAA